From the Bacillus tuaregi genome, one window contains:
- a CDS encoding Ger(x)C family spore germination protein codes for MKPHKYSWKKYVVLFSVFFLLLPLLTGCWDSREIEKRATILAIGIDMAEPGAENREEEVSHSKKNIPIHDEQMIELSAQIAIPGRIPLGPEIGGGEQNPVLVVRVIGHTIEDCLLTIQQEVAEQIFLGHLRLIILNEQVAREGVSRFNDYLRRNPRIRRTASLVISKEKALTYMKLKPELERVPSLYLAEMVDSLIQLGKFPPSFIGLFWSTLSSQGQEGYLPYFQIKGKSNIQINGLAYFKDDKMVGKTTPNQIGIFMAGIGAGKGGYGVMLKIPEMEQTALVRAVERKTKLKPVFKNGKPHVTLKVHYECEMEEVESTTSSNIGEKDLKKLEKGFSEDIVQNLEELIKETQKEKSDVFGFGEHFRAKHPKYWKEKVKTKERWREIYGDLSYDIKVTTYIRRTGMKAK; via the coding sequence GTGAAGCCACATAAATATAGCTGGAAAAAGTATGTAGTATTATTTTCTGTATTTTTCCTTCTATTACCTCTACTAACAGGGTGTTGGGATAGCCGTGAAATTGAAAAACGCGCTACGATATTAGCAATTGGTATTGACATGGCTGAACCCGGTGCAGAAAATCGGGAGGAGGAAGTAAGTCATTCGAAAAAAAATATTCCGATTCATGATGAGCAAATGATCGAGTTAAGTGCCCAAATTGCCATTCCAGGGCGTATTCCGCTTGGTCCTGAAATCGGCGGCGGAGAGCAAAATCCTGTATTAGTTGTACGTGTCATTGGTCATACGATTGAAGACTGTCTCCTGACCATTCAACAGGAGGTGGCTGAGCAAATCTTTTTAGGACATTTACGATTAATCATTTTGAATGAACAGGTGGCTAGAGAAGGCGTAAGTCGTTTTAATGATTATTTAAGACGTAATCCGCGAATCCGTCGAACAGCTTCCTTAGTGATATCAAAGGAAAAGGCCTTAACGTATATGAAGCTAAAGCCGGAGCTTGAGCGTGTTCCATCCCTATATTTAGCGGAAATGGTTGATAGTTTAATCCAGCTAGGGAAGTTTCCTCCCTCCTTTATCGGTTTGTTTTGGAGTACTCTCTCCAGTCAGGGTCAGGAAGGCTATTTGCCATACTTTCAAATTAAAGGAAAATCAAATATTCAAATTAACGGACTTGCCTATTTCAAGGATGATAAAATGGTTGGAAAAACCACACCGAACCAGATTGGAATTTTTATGGCAGGAATTGGGGCTGGAAAAGGCGGTTATGGTGTGATGTTAAAAATACCAGAAATGGAACAAACAGCACTAGTCAGGGCGGTTGAACGAAAAACGAAGCTAAAACCAGTTTTTAAAAATGGAAAACCTCATGTTACATTAAAGGTCCATTATGAATGTGAAATGGAAGAGGTGGAAAGCACCACCTCCTCTAACATAGGAGAAAAAGACCTTAAAAAATTGGAAAAGGGATTTTCTGAGGATATCGTCCAAAATTTGGAGGAATTAATCAAGGAAACGCAAAAGGAAAAGTCCGATGTTTTCGGGTTTGGTGAGCATTTTCGAGCAAAGCACCCGAAATATTGGAAAGAAAAGGTTAAAACAAAAGAGCGATGGCGTGAGATTTATGGTGACCTTTCGTATGATATAAAAGTCACAACCTATATTCGCCGTACTGGGATGAAAGCCAAATAG
- a CDS encoding spore germination protein, whose product MGLFRRRRQRNVRRSDVVKEIPSKALEENEKDKLTGSIESTVLFMQDMLGDSDDFVVKHFQIFGRFRAVLFYVKNIADSNRINNEILKSLMYVPEHLMQREWVKQEMLNILVEETLYDSQTNREQKLDQLINVILRGETVIVMEGQTEAIHIDTRMIEKRSIKSPETEQAILGSRESFIESIATNIALIRARLPTPDLCIKTMEIGRLTKSKVSICYMKGIADVKLIKEVEKRLSEIDIDVILDVGYIEQFIEDNPFSPFPQTQSTERPDKTVANLAEGRVAILVDGSPFSLIVPVVFNQFYQTFDDYSSRFLMGSFARLARMLALVFSLIFPSLYVSFISFNPELLPTEFAVAVAGGRAGVPYPAVIEVLIIEVAMEVLREATVRMPKQVGGALSIVGVLVVGEAAVNAGLASPITVVVIALTSIGSFATPAYVAAFALRMLRFPILFLAGIFGLYGVVIGIIFIFNHMLSLKSFGVPYMSPVSPGNSQGLKDIIIRSPLWWMSKRPVFLHPSNRDRLGEVKNKVLQHSKVGNDQREEAQNGGDKRGHNGSSGDNPN is encoded by the coding sequence ATGGGATTATTTCGCCGTCGTAGACAAAGGAATGTACGCCGCAGTGATGTTGTAAAAGAAATACCAAGCAAGGCCTTAGAGGAGAATGAAAAAGATAAATTGACAGGATCAATCGAGAGTACAGTTCTATTTATGCAGGATATGCTAGGTGATAGTGATGACTTTGTTGTCAAGCACTTCCAAATCTTTGGCCGTTTCCGTGCGGTTTTATTCTATGTGAAAAACATAGCCGATTCTAACCGGATTAATAATGAAATATTGAAGTCTTTAATGTATGTACCGGAGCATTTAATGCAAAGGGAATGGGTTAAGCAAGAAATGTTAAATATCCTCGTAGAAGAAACCCTTTATGACAGTCAGACTAATCGGGAACAAAAGCTTGATCAACTAATAAATGTCATCCTGCGCGGAGAAACTGTCATAGTCATGGAGGGCCAAACAGAAGCCATCCATATCGATACAAGGATGATTGAAAAACGCTCAATCAAATCGCCTGAAACAGAACAAGCGATTCTAGGGTCAAGGGAAAGTTTTATTGAAAGCATTGCCACTAATATTGCTTTGATTCGTGCCAGATTGCCGACCCCTGACCTTTGTATTAAAACAATGGAAATTGGTCGTTTAACGAAGTCAAAGGTTTCCATTTGTTATATGAAAGGAATTGCCGATGTAAAGCTAATCAAAGAAGTAGAGAAGAGATTATCAGAAATTGATATCGATGTCATTTTGGATGTTGGGTATATCGAACAATTTATAGAAGATAATCCATTTTCTCCTTTCCCGCAAACACAAAGCACGGAAAGACCTGATAAAACGGTCGCTAATCTCGCTGAAGGCCGTGTCGCGATTTTAGTCGATGGTTCACCGTTTTCTCTCATCGTTCCTGTTGTATTTAATCAGTTTTATCAGACCTTTGATGATTATTCTTCAAGGTTTCTCATGGGTAGCTTTGCTAGACTGGCCAGAATGCTAGCTTTAGTCTTTTCCCTTATCTTTCCCTCACTTTATGTATCGTTTATCTCTTTTAATCCTGAACTACTGCCAACCGAATTTGCTGTCGCCGTAGCAGGAGGTCGGGCCGGTGTTCCCTATCCAGCCGTGATAGAAGTGCTGATCATTGAGGTTGCTATGGAGGTTCTGAGGGAGGCAACCGTCCGAATGCCGAAGCAGGTTGGCGGTGCCCTATCCATTGTAGGTGTCCTCGTTGTCGGGGAAGCCGCCGTCAATGCCGGTCTTGCCAGTCCCATCACCGTTGTTGTGATTGCCTTGACCTCTATCGGTTCCTTTGCAACACCAGCCTATGTGGCAGCTTTTGCCCTTCGAATGCTGCGGTTCCCAATCCTTTTTTTAGCAGGAATTTTTGGTCTTTACGGAGTCGTAATCGGAATCATCTTTATTTTTAACCATATGCTTTCGTTAAAATCCTTTGGCGTACCTTATATGTCACCCGTATCACCCGGAAACTCTCAGGGCTTGAAGGATATTATTATTAGAAGTCCATTATGGTGGATGTCAAAACGACCTGTTTTTCTTCACCCATCCAATCGTGACAGGCTGGGAGAAGTGAAAAATAAAGTGTTACAGCATAGTAAAGTTGGAAATGACCAACGGGAGGAAGCACAGAATGGAGGAGACAAAAGAGGTCACAACGGTTCAAGCGGCGACAACCCTAATTAG
- a CDS encoding CLC_0170 family protein, translating into MMLGFLGYAVLVFEVTGFLLLLEDVRAYKNAQLKKEKTTAILLGWTNISLGFLIFLSNWIYQQVSW; encoded by the coding sequence ATGATGTTAGGATTCCTCGGATATGCCGTTCTTGTTTTTGAAGTAACCGGTTTCTTATTACTGCTAGAGGATGTAAGAGCCTACAAAAATGCCCAATTAAAAAAAGAAAAAACAACTGCCATCCTATTAGGCTGGACCAACATCTCATTAGGATTCTTAATCTTCCTCTCCAATTGGATTTATCAACAGGTATCCTGGTAA
- a CDS encoding citrate/2-methylcitrate synthase: MLEKKEIIENYTYQYSRILKKNSQIDPELFDEYGVKRGLRDKNGRGVLAGLTKISTIESTEEQDGKIVPIEGRLYYQGYHIHDLVKGFVNKRYGFEEITYLLLFSSLPNQEELSAFREVLRDSRNLPKNFTRDVIMKAPSQDIMNSLTKSVLTLASYDERINDMSLENVLRQCLMLISVFPMLCVYGYHAYNHFECDDSLYIHRPDEKLSMAENILRMLRPNKHYTEVEARVLDVALVLHMEHGGGNNSTFTTRVVSSAGSDTYSVIAAALSSLKGPKHGGANIKVVEMMHNIKAHVSDVKDEEEIKAYLTKILNKEVFDKRGLIYGMGHAVYSISDPREQVFRGFVQNLADEKGRSEDFELYSIVEKMAPEVIAQERRIYKGVSANVDFYSGFVYSMLDIPVELYTPIFAMARIVGWSAHRLEELINVDKIIRPAYKSIGAEKQYIDIDQRK; encoded by the coding sequence ATGCTGGAGAAAAAGGAAATCATTGAAAATTATACCTATCAATACAGTCGTATTTTAAAGAAAAACAGTCAAATCGATCCAGAGTTATTTGATGAATATGGAGTAAAGCGCGGACTTAGAGACAAGAATGGCAGGGGGGTACTCGCAGGTCTCACGAAAATTTCAACTATCGAATCAACAGAAGAGCAGGATGGAAAAATTGTACCAATTGAAGGAAGGTTGTATTATCAGGGCTATCATATCCATGATTTAGTAAAGGGGTTTGTCAATAAGCGATATGGCTTTGAAGAGATCACGTATTTACTTTTATTTTCATCATTGCCTAATCAGGAAGAATTGTCTGCTTTTAGGGAGGTTCTTCGGGACTCTCGCAATCTGCCTAAAAACTTCACAAGAGATGTAATTATGAAAGCGCCTAGTCAAGACATTATGAATTCCTTGACAAAAAGTGTCCTGACCCTGGCATCCTATGATGAAAGAATTAATGATATGTCACTGGAAAACGTTCTTCGTCAATGTTTAATGCTGATTAGTGTTTTTCCCATGCTATGTGTATATGGCTACCATGCTTATAACCATTTTGAATGTGATGACAGTCTATACATTCACAGACCGGATGAGAAGCTTTCGATGGCAGAAAATATTCTAAGAATGCTACGACCTAATAAACACTATACGGAGGTGGAGGCTAGGGTGCTGGACGTCGCCCTTGTGCTGCATATGGAGCATGGCGGCGGGAATAACTCAACCTTTACGACAAGAGTCGTATCCTCTGCTGGCTCTGATACCTACTCGGTAATTGCAGCAGCGCTTTCTTCATTAAAGGGGCCAAAGCATGGCGGGGCCAATATTAAGGTAGTCGAGATGATGCACAATATTAAAGCACATGTTTCCGACGTAAAGGATGAAGAGGAGATTAAAGCCTATTTAACCAAAATCCTCAATAAAGAGGTCTTTGATAAAAGAGGCCTAATCTATGGAATGGGTCATGCCGTATACTCCATTTCGGACCCTCGTGAGCAGGTTTTTAGAGGCTTTGTCCAAAATCTAGCCGATGAAAAAGGTAGAAGTGAGGATTTTGAGCTCTATTCGATCGTTGAAAAAATGGCACCGGAAGTGATTGCGCAGGAACGCCGTATCTATAAAGGAGTTAGTGCCAACGTCGATTTTTATAGCGGATTTGTATACAGCATGCTCGATATCCCAGTAGAGCTTTATACCCCTATTTTTGCGATGGCCAGGATTGTCGGCTGGAGCGCCCACCGTTTAGAGGAGCTCATTAACGTAGACAAAATTATCCGCCCAGCTTATAAAAGCATTGGAGCAGAAAAACAATATATTGACATCGATCAGCGAAAATAA
- a CDS encoding GerAB/ArcD/ProY family transporter — protein sequence MEETKEVTTVQAATTLISTIIGVGVLPLPLFAVRAGETGAPFITLLGIGIAVLGLLIVTKLGIRHSDQTIITYSEDIIGKWLGRFFSLFVILFFTILTALAAREFGAVVITAVLLETPLEVTVLVMLLLAAISARNSMNTFAYIHNFYIPIILAPVLIIVALSLKNANFLYVRPIIASGFRDSFYGALTIAALFQGSFIMTLLIPSMKKPQSAMKAGLWAIFISGGLYLLIVLATVAIFGAEEMKKLYWPTLELARTTSLPGNILQRLDVIFISVWVIAVFTTIFASYFLTIHSIKQLFRLQDHKMLAYFMLPFIFVLAMIPQNIVQMYEVIKMIGRAGLMVTILYPMLLFLVDVMKRKRRKKSEAT from the coding sequence ATGGAGGAGACAAAAGAGGTCACAACGGTTCAAGCGGCGACAACCCTAATTAGTACGATCATTGGCGTAGGTGTACTGCCGCTGCCGTTATTTGCTGTAAGGGCAGGGGAGACAGGAGCTCCGTTTATTACACTTTTAGGAATTGGGATCGCAGTACTTGGCTTATTGATTGTCACAAAGCTGGGGATTCGACATTCAGATCAAACAATTATTACCTACAGTGAAGACATTATTGGAAAATGGCTAGGTAGATTCTTTAGCCTTTTTGTTATTCTGTTTTTTACCATTTTAACCGCTCTTGCTGCACGTGAATTTGGGGCAGTCGTTATCACGGCTGTATTACTTGAAACCCCTTTAGAGGTAACGGTCCTCGTGATGCTCTTGTTAGCGGCCATTAGTGCAAGAAATTCGATGAATACCTTTGCTTATATACACAATTTTTACATTCCCATCATATTAGCACCGGTATTAATTATTGTCGCTTTATCACTAAAGAATGCCAATTTCCTTTACGTTCGGCCGATAATCGCTAGCGGGTTCCGGGATAGCTTTTATGGTGCCTTAACCATCGCTGCCTTATTTCAAGGGTCCTTTATTATGACATTATTGATACCGTCCATGAAAAAACCTCAATCAGCTATGAAAGCCGGCTTGTGGGCGATTTTTATTTCCGGTGGATTATATTTATTAATTGTTCTAGCAACTGTGGCGATTTTTGGAGCAGAAGAAATGAAAAAACTCTATTGGCCGACATTAGAGCTGGCTCGAACAACTTCGTTACCAGGAAATATATTACAGCGATTGGATGTTATCTTTATTTCCGTCTGGGTTATTGCTGTATTTACAACGATATTTGCCAGTTATTTCTTAACTATTCATTCGATTAAGCAGTTATTTCGTTTACAGGATCATAAAATGCTTGCTTATTTTATGCTTCCTTTTATCTTTGTTTTAGCTATGATCCCACAAAATATTGTCCAAATGTATGAAGTTATTAAAATGATTGGACGTGCAGGTTTAATGGTTACTATCCTATATCCTATGCTTTTATTCCTTGTAGATGTGATGAAAAGGAAGAGGAGGAAAAAGAGTGAAGCCACATAA
- a CDS encoding glycosyltransferase, whose translation MHILFLAPYFNQPRGNSTTIKRLVHFLDKQDVNLSVIPYLENDNWFCSEPDIYHILHATRYLQWAKETHFRLNRPYIVTMGGTDINIDLQKGVTEDIFTFLQGAAYITVFTEDAKRKVIQLDPKWEDKTRVIPQGIWLPWTISKKWDELDPHILLPAGLRRVKDVLHVIPALDQLIVQYPMMKYTILGANLDERVKQEVHKKTEKRPWMNYAGVVPYEVMKVWYEQAQIIINTSQSEGQSLAVMEAMAMGKPVIARKNEANLQLVTHETTGWLYESMDEFKHAIHSIIHNPSLRESVVEKARQWIVEHYSPEKEVQTYYQLYKTIYY comes from the coding sequence ATGCATATATTATTTTTAGCACCCTATTTTAATCAACCAAGAGGAAATTCAACGACAATCAAGAGACTTGTCCATTTTTTAGATAAACAGGATGTCAATCTTTCTGTTATTCCTTACTTAGAAAATGATAATTGGTTTTGCTCCGAGCCAGATATCTACCATATTTTACATGCGACGAGGTATTTACAATGGGCGAAGGAGACTCATTTTCGCTTAAATCGGCCTTATATCGTTACAATGGGTGGAACAGATATTAATATTGATTTACAGAAGGGTGTTACTGAAGATATATTTACTTTTCTACAAGGAGCTGCTTATATTACGGTCTTTACCGAGGATGCGAAGAGAAAAGTCATTCAATTAGATCCGAAATGGGAAGACAAAACAAGGGTTATTCCTCAGGGGATTTGGCTGCCTTGGACTATTTCAAAGAAATGGGATGAGCTAGACCCCCATATTTTATTGCCTGCAGGATTGCGTCGCGTAAAGGATGTTTTACATGTAATACCGGCGCTTGATCAGCTAATTGTTCAATATCCTATGATGAAGTATACCATTCTTGGCGCCAACTTGGACGAAAGGGTAAAGCAAGAGGTACATAAAAAGACTGAAAAGCGTCCTTGGATGAACTATGCTGGAGTGGTCCCATATGAGGTTATGAAGGTATGGTATGAACAAGCACAAATTATTATAAATACCTCCCAATCAGAGGGGCAATCATTGGCCGTTATGGAAGCGATGGCAATGGGAAAGCCGGTGATTGCACGTAAAAATGAAGCCAATCTGCAGCTTGTAACCCATGAAACAACAGGCTGGTTATATGAATCAATGGATGAATTTAAACACGCGATTCATTCTATTATTCATAACCCCTCATTGCGGGAGAGTGTTGTCGAGAAAGCAAGGCAATGGATTGTGGAACACTATTCACCAGAAAAAGAAGTCCAGACTTATTATCAATTATATAAAACAATATACTACTAG
- a CDS encoding fatty acid desaturase: MTIKKANSLKKQVAPFEKSTMKESLWQLMNTVIPFIGLWYLAYISLSVSYWLALLPIIIAAGFLVRIFIIFHDCTHYSFFKSRRLNRVVGTAMGVLTLFPFDQWGRDHSIHHATSGNLDKRGTGDIWTLTVDEYMKAPLTVRIGYRLYRNPLIMFGLGPIYQFLLKNRFNHKGAKKKERMNTYLTNALIAALFSLLIWAVGWQSFVIIQGSIFLLSGSAGIWLFYIQHTFEDSYFEEDQNWEYVKAAVEGSSFYKLPKFIQFLTGNIGYHHVHHLSPRVPNYKLEMAHNSTPPLQNVPTITLATSLKSLRFRLWDEKKKDFVSFKDIKELQKKRISTQVKPEL; this comes from the coding sequence ATGACGATAAAAAAAGCAAATTCTTTAAAAAAACAAGTGGCTCCGTTTGAAAAGTCGACGATGAAAGAAAGTTTATGGCAGCTAATGAACACCGTCATCCCGTTTATCGGCTTATGGTACCTTGCCTATATCAGCCTTTCTGTATCCTATTGGTTAGCGCTTTTACCGATTATTATCGCTGCTGGGTTTTTGGTGCGGATATTCATTATTTTCCATGATTGCACACACTATTCATTTTTTAAAAGCAGACGTCTGAATCGAGTAGTTGGAACTGCGATGGGTGTGTTAACGCTATTTCCTTTTGATCAATGGGGACGTGATCATTCTATTCACCACGCAACCAGTGGCAATCTGGATAAACGTGGGACCGGTGATATTTGGACACTTACGGTCGATGAATATATGAAAGCTCCGCTAACCGTTCGCATCGGCTATCGGTTATACAGAAATCCATTGATTATGTTTGGTCTTGGACCGATTTATCAGTTCCTTTTGAAAAATCGTTTTAATCATAAAGGCGCTAAAAAGAAGGAACGAATGAACACCTATCTAACAAATGCTCTGATCGCTGCATTATTTAGCTTACTTATCTGGGCAGTTGGCTGGCAGTCGTTTGTCATAATCCAGGGCTCTATTTTCCTCTTATCAGGTTCAGCGGGGATTTGGTTATTTTATATTCAGCATACGTTCGAGGATTCTTATTTTGAAGAGGATCAAAATTGGGAATATGTGAAAGCAGCGGTAGAGGGGAGCTCCTTTTATAAACTCCCTAAATTTATCCAATTCTTAACTGGAAATATTGGCTACCATCATGTACATCATTTAAGCCCACGGGTTCCAAACTACAAATTAGAAATGGCACACAACAGCACACCACCATTACAGAACGTACCAACGATTACACTTGCGACAAGCTTGAAGTCTTTACGTTTCCGTCTCTGGGATGAGAAGAAAAAAGATTTTGTGAGCTTTAAGGACATTAAGGAATTACAGAAGAAGCGTATATCTACACAGGTTAAACCTGAACTATAA
- a CDS encoding GTP cyclohydrolase II, with the protein MTTIHLDEKVLTILKDKIRIIPKTKGNLYLVGPIRLPVKLYSETVIFNWYCWLNCEDVTEIDCKEVRDYKKIIERLSSSNLALYQQSSLLIFGDFEHADDVLIRFHSICHTGDIFGSKRCDCGFQLKQSMKMIVEHGNGALFYLANHEGRGIGLFSKAMAYVLQENGYDTVEANISLGFVDDSRNYEDAILVLKALRTKPVTLMTNNPKKLDALKSAGLDVSGREPLWGDVSTYNEKYLQTKIKKSGHLEEGEDWQKGCCNQE; encoded by the coding sequence ATGACTACTATTCACCTTGACGAAAAGGTCCTTACTATTTTAAAAGATAAAATTCGAATTATTCCCAAAACCAAAGGCAATCTTTATCTAGTCGGACCGATTCGATTGCCTGTTAAGTTATATTCGGAAACGGTTATTTTCAATTGGTATTGCTGGTTAAATTGTGAGGATGTCACAGAGATTGACTGTAAGGAAGTGAGGGACTATAAAAAAATTATTGAAAGGCTTTCCTCTTCTAATTTAGCCCTGTACCAGCAGTCTAGTCTTTTGATTTTCGGTGACTTTGAGCATGCCGATGATGTTTTGATCCGATTCCATTCGATTTGCCATACTGGTGATATTTTTGGAAGCAAGAGATGTGATTGCGGTTTTCAGCTGAAGCAATCGATGAAAATGATTGTCGAGCATGGGAATGGTGCTTTATTTTATTTAGCTAATCACGAAGGCAGAGGGATTGGACTATTCAGCAAGGCCATGGCTTATGTTCTCCAGGAAAATGGCTATGACACAGTAGAGGCAAACATCAGCCTCGGTTTTGTTGATGATTCTCGGAATTATGAGGATGCGATTTTAGTGTTAAAAGCCTTACGGACAAAGCCAGTTACCCTTATGACCAATAATCCGAAAAAATTGGATGCTTTAAAAAGTGCAGGCCTGGATGTTTCTGGTAGGGAACCATTATGGGGAGATGTATCAACATACAATGAAAAATATTTGCAAACCAAAATAAAAAAGTCAGGCCATCTTGAGGAAGGAGAAGATTGGCAAAAAGGCTGTTGTAATCAGGAATGA
- a CDS encoding N-acetylmuramoyl-L-alanine amidase family protein has translation MFKLFLDPGHGGNDPGAVGNGLQEKDITLAISKVIHDVLTAEYSDVEVKMSRTGDTFPTLSQRTNEANKWGADFYLSVHINSGGGTGFESFVYPNVGPPTTTYQNLIHEEIMKVIGLNNRGRKQSDFHVIRESNMPSLLTEAGFIDNPLDSGKMKDPSWIQAVGRAHVKGLERAFNLQRKNPSYDVIIPNLAFWQARALVPEYQQKGYNAKGVALKNYGPNEAPAENDPYQFIITTDYENAKNLVIEFKRRGYDRTYGQQK, from the coding sequence ATGTTTAAATTATTCTTAGATCCAGGTCACGGAGGCAACGACCCAGGTGCTGTTGGTAATGGATTACAGGAGAAGGATATCACTTTAGCAATCTCAAAGGTTATTCACGATGTATTGACAGCGGAGTATAGTGATGTTGAAGTCAAGATGAGTCGTACAGGAGATACCTTCCCTACTTTAAGTCAACGGACAAATGAAGCCAATAAATGGGGAGCTGATTTCTATCTATCCGTTCACATTAACTCTGGAGGCGGCACAGGTTTTGAAAGCTTTGTGTATCCGAATGTAGGACCGCCAACAACTACCTATCAAAACCTGATTCATGAGGAAATTATGAAGGTGATTGGCCTGAATAACCGCGGAAGAAAGCAAAGCGATTTCCACGTCATACGCGAAAGTAACATGCCAAGCTTGTTAACAGAAGCTGGTTTTATTGACAACCCATTGGATTCTGGAAAAATGAAGGATCCAAGCTGGATTCAAGCTGTTGGAAGAGCCCATGTAAAGGGACTGGAACGAGCCTTTAATTTACAAAGAAAAAATCCGTCCTATGATGTCATTATCCCTAATCTAGCCTTTTGGCAGGCTCGAGCCTTGGTACCTGAATACCAACAAAAAGGCTATAATGCCAAAGGTGTAGCATTAAAAAATTATGGACCCAATGAAGCTCCTGCTGAAAATGATCCGTACCAATTTATCATTACGACCGATTATGAAAATGCCAAAAACCTTGTCATCGAGTTCAAAAGAAGAGGCTATGATCGTACGTATGGTCAGCAAAAATAA
- a CDS encoding response regulator, whose product MIRIVIAEDQELLLDVIGSLLNLEEDIEVVGQAKNGLEALSLVYRLQPDICIMDIDMPVMNGLDAADALRATGCRVIMMTTFARAGYVERARKAGVRGYLLKDSPSHEFICSIRCIMNGKRIFSPELIEQASKVCRQRETGIEEFDNQSNADFPSRRSHHMFKWIRSHFLSIIVK is encoded by the coding sequence ATGATTCGAATTGTCATTGCTGAGGATCAAGAGCTGTTGCTTGATGTCATCGGTTCACTGCTTAATCTTGAGGAGGATATCGAAGTAGTCGGGCAAGCAAAGAATGGCTTAGAGGCTCTTAGTCTCGTCTATCGGCTACAGCCGGATATTTGTATCATGGATATCGATATGCCTGTTATGAATGGTTTGGATGCCGCAGATGCGTTAAGGGCAACAGGCTGCAGAGTCATTATGATGACTACCTTCGCAAGAGCAGGATATGTCGAACGAGCCCGTAAAGCGGGAGTCAGAGGCTATTTGTTAAAAGACAGTCCAAGCCATGAATTCATTTGTTCGATTCGCTGCATCATGAATGGTAAGCGAATCTTCTCTCCTGAATTAATCGAGCAGGCGTCTAAAGTATGCCGACAAAGGGAGACAGGCATCGAGGAATTCGATAATCAGAGCAATGCTGACTTCCCCAGCAGGCGGTCACACCATATGTTTAAATGGATCAGAAGTCACTTCTTATCCATTATTGTAAAATGA
- a CDS encoding FMN-dependent NADH-azoreductase, translating to MNILVVKANNRPASEAVSSKMYETFINNLENVNVTTFDVFSEDMPYFGQDLFNAFGKIESGEEMTDIEKRILAAKQKAMDALTAADVVVFAFPLWNLTIPARLQTFVDYVFQAGYAFKYDENGQAVQLMTDKKAIILSARGGIYSTPETAPLEMAASYMKNVFGVMFGMEIIDEVIIEGHNAMPDQADTIIAEGLKKVEAAAKKLSAVTV from the coding sequence ATGAATATATTAGTAGTTAAAGCCAATAACCGTCCAGCTTCTGAGGCAGTATCAAGTAAAATGTACGAGACATTCATAAATAATCTTGAAAATGTTAACGTCACAACCTTTGATGTATTTTCAGAGGACATGCCCTACTTTGGACAGGATTTATTCAATGCATTTGGTAAAATAGAATCTGGCGAAGAAATGACGGATATTGAAAAACGCATTTTAGCAGCGAAACAAAAGGCGATGGATGCTTTAACAGCAGCAGACGTAGTCGTATTTGCATTCCCATTATGGAACTTAACGATTCCAGCCCGTTTACAAACATTTGTTGATTATGTGTTCCAAGCTGGCTATGCCTTCAAATATGATGAAAACGGCCAGGCTGTTCAGCTCATGACGGACAAGAAAGCCATTATACTAAGTGCACGTGGCGGCATTTACTCCACACCAGAAACAGCTCCACTGGAAATGGCGGCAAGCTATATGAAAAACGTATTTGGCGTCATGTTCGGTATGGAAATCATTGATGAAGTCATTATCGAAGGACATAATGCAATGCCAGACCAAGCGGATACGATTATTGCTGAAGGACTTAAAAAAGTTGAAGCAGCTGCGAAAAAACTTTCTGCTGTAACAGTTTAA